One Echinicola strongylocentroti DNA window includes the following coding sequences:
- a CDS encoding pyruvate dehydrogenase complex E1 component subunit beta, with amino-acid sequence MREIQFREALREAMSEEMRRDKDVFLMGEEVAEYNGAYKVTQGMLDEFGPDRIIDTPISEGGFAGLGVGAGMNGLRPIIEFMTFNFSLVAIDQIINSAAKMYAMSGGAYNVPIVFRGPTGNAGQLGATHSSNFENWFANTPGLKVVVPSNPYDAKGLLKASIRDDDPVIFMESELMYSDKGEVPEGEYLLPIGVADIKRKGADVTIVSFGKIMKVALEAAEELAKDGIEAEVIDLRTVRPIDYGTVYESVKKTNRCVVVEEATPVSSLATDLAFNIQKNMFDYLDAPVLRVNSMDIPLSYSPTYIEATLPNVKRTIEAVKQVTYVK; translated from the coding sequence ATGAGAGAAATACAATTTAGAGAAGCATTAAGAGAGGCCATGTCCGAAGAAATGAGACGCGATAAAGACGTGTTTCTCATGGGTGAGGAAGTGGCCGAATACAATGGAGCCTACAAAGTAACCCAAGGCATGTTGGATGAATTCGGACCAGACAGGATAATCGACACCCCGATCTCAGAAGGCGGTTTTGCCGGGCTGGGCGTAGGTGCCGGAATGAACGGTCTGAGACCAATCATCGAATTCATGACCTTTAACTTTTCCTTGGTGGCCATTGACCAAATCATCAATTCAGCTGCAAAGATGTACGCCATGTCTGGCGGTGCTTACAATGTACCTATCGTATTCAGGGGACCTACCGGTAATGCCGGACAATTGGGAGCAACCCACTCTTCCAACTTCGAAAATTGGTTTGCCAATACGCCTGGCCTCAAAGTAGTGGTACCAAGTAACCCCTATGATGCCAAAGGCCTGCTAAAAGCCTCCATCCGCGACGACGATCCGGTGATCTTCATGGAATCTGAGCTGATGTATTCCGACAAAGGCGAAGTTCCTGAAGGAGAATACCTCTTGCCTATCGGTGTGGCTGACATCAAGCGCAAAGGTGCTGATGTGACCATCGTCTCTTTTGGCAAAATCATGAAAGTAGCCCTCGAAGCTGCTGAAGAGCTTGCCAAAGATGGTATCGAAGCTGAGGTAATTGACCTTAGAACAGTTCGCCCTATCGACTATGGTACGGTATACGAATCAGTAAAGAAAACCAACCGATGTGTAGTGGTAGAAGAAGCCACCCCTGTCTCCTCATTGGCGACCGACTTGGCTTTCAACATCCAGAAAAACATGTTTGATTATTTGGATGCGCCAGTACTTAGGGTAAACTCCATGGACATTCCATTGAGCTATTCACCTACTTACATCGAGGCTACCCTTCCAAACGTGAAGCGAACCATAGAAGCTGTAAAGCAAGTGACTTACGTGAAGTAG